One window of Candidatus Polarisedimenticolia bacterium genomic DNA carries:
- a CDS encoding aldehyde dehydrogenase family protein — MAEAKTYRNFINGEWVASSSGKVFENRNPADHSEIVGCFQDSSREDVDQAVAAAREAYRKWRLTPAPKRAEYVYKVGEILVRRKEEYAREMTREMGKILKETRGDVQEGIDISYYTAGEGRRMFGRTVPSELPNKYAMSLRMPVGICSLITPWNFPMAIPSWKLMPALVCGNTVVLKPASDTPLSAYHLVKVCQEAGIPRGVVNLVTGSGRNVGTPLLEHPHVDLVSFTGSTETGGQVGETAARLFKRCSLEMGGKNAIIVMDDARLDLALDGVLWGAFGTAGQRCTATSRVVVHKKVYDEFMEKLVERAKNLKVGDGLDETVEMGPVINEAAVKKITDYVQIGRDEGATLTCGGVRLTKAELGRGFFFSPTIFGDVNPGMRLAQEEIFGPILSVIPCDGLDQAIEIVNGVKYGLSSAIYTQDVNRAFVAMRDLFTGIFYVNSSTIGAEVQLPFGGTKQTGNGHREAADTALDIFSEWKAVYVDFSGKLQKAQIDS, encoded by the coding sequence AACCGGAACCCCGCCGATCATTCCGAGATCGTCGGCTGCTTCCAGGACAGCTCGCGAGAAGACGTCGACCAGGCCGTCGCCGCCGCCCGCGAGGCCTATCGGAAGTGGCGTCTGACGCCGGCTCCCAAGCGCGCCGAATACGTCTACAAAGTCGGGGAGATCCTGGTTCGCCGCAAAGAAGAGTACGCGCGCGAGATGACGCGTGAGATGGGCAAGATTCTCAAGGAGACCCGCGGCGACGTGCAGGAGGGGATCGACATCTCGTACTACACGGCGGGCGAAGGGCGTCGCATGTTCGGCCGGACGGTTCCTTCGGAGCTGCCGAACAAGTACGCCATGTCCTTACGCATGCCGGTGGGAATCTGCTCGCTGATCACGCCGTGGAATTTCCCGATGGCGATCCCATCGTGGAAGCTGATGCCCGCCCTGGTCTGCGGGAACACGGTGGTCCTGAAGCCCGCCTCCGACACGCCGCTGAGCGCCTATCACCTCGTCAAGGTCTGCCAGGAAGCGGGGATTCCGCGCGGCGTCGTGAATCTCGTCACCGGATCGGGGCGCAACGTCGGCACGCCGCTTCTCGAGCATCCGCACGTCGATCTCGTGTCGTTCACCGGATCCACGGAAACCGGGGGCCAGGTCGGCGAGACCGCCGCCCGTCTGTTCAAGCGATGCTCCCTGGAGATGGGAGGGAAGAACGCGATCATCGTCATGGACGATGCGCGTCTCGATCTGGCGCTGGACGGGGTGCTCTGGGGCGCGTTCGGCACGGCGGGGCAGCGGTGCACCGCCACGAGCCGGGTGGTCGTCCACAAGAAGGTCTATGACGAGTTCATGGAGAAGCTCGTCGAGCGGGCGAAGAATCTGAAAGTCGGGGACGGCCTCGACGAGACCGTGGAGATGGGGCCGGTCATCAACGAGGCCGCGGTCAAGAAGATCACCGACTACGTCCAGATCGGAAGAGACGAAGGGGCCACCCTGACGTGCGGCGGCGTGCGTCTCACCAAGGCGGAGCTGGGGCGCGGGTTTTTCTTCTCGCCGACCATCTTCGGCGACGTCAACCCCGGAATGCGCCTGGCCCAGGAGGAGATATTCGGCCCCATCCTTTCGGTGATTCCCTGCGACGGTCTCGATCAGGCGATCGAGATCGTCAACGGCGTCAAGTACGGCTTGTCGTCGGCCATCTACACACAGGACGTGAACCGGGCCTTCGTGGCGATGCGGGATCTCTTCACGGGGATCTTCTACGTCAATTCCTCCACGATCGGCGCCGAAGTCCAGCTGCCCTTCGGAGGCACGAAGCAGACCGGCAACGGCCATCGGGAGGCGGCGGACACGGCGCTGGACATCTTTTCGGAGTGGAAGGCCGTCTACGTCGATTTCAGCGGCAAGCTGCAGAAAGCGCAAATCGACAGCTGA
- the ald gene encoding alanine dehydrogenase has translation MILGVPKEVKDKEFRVSMVPAGVKSLTDSGHPVLIQKSAGLGSGISDEEYAAAGGTLVDDAESVFARSEMIVKVKEPQPAEIARLRRGQILFTYLHLAPDRAQTLGLLQAGVTALAYETIEEADGSLPLLTPMSEVAGRMSIQVGTHYLQRTQGGLGILLGGVPGVLPGQVVIIGGGTVGTNAAKLALGLGARVTVLERSADRMRYLDDIFGGRVETLMSNSYYLAESVARADLLIGAVLIAGASAPKLVKRSMVATMKRGAVIVDVAVDQGGCIETTHPTTHSEPIFEIDGVVHYCVANMPGAVPRTSTYALTNVTLPYIFRVAQHGLKEALRNDSALALGLNVHEGRVVHPAVAESQGLPSVARETILA, from the coding sequence ATGATTCTCGGCGTTCCGAAGGAAGTCAAAGACAAGGAATTCCGCGTCAGCATGGTTCCGGCCGGCGTCAAGAGCCTCACCGACTCCGGTCATCCGGTTTTGATCCAGAAGTCGGCGGGTCTCGGGAGCGGCATCTCGGACGAGGAGTATGCGGCCGCGGGGGGCACGCTGGTCGACGACGCCGAGTCGGTCTTCGCGCGCTCCGAGATGATCGTCAAGGTCAAGGAGCCGCAGCCCGCCGAGATCGCGCGGCTGCGGCGCGGTCAGATCCTCTTCACCTATCTTCACCTCGCTCCCGACCGGGCCCAGACTTTGGGCCTGCTGCAGGCCGGGGTCACGGCGCTCGCCTACGAGACGATCGAAGAGGCGGACGGATCCCTTCCGCTGCTCACGCCGATGAGCGAGGTGGCCGGCCGGATGTCGATCCAGGTCGGAACCCACTATCTCCAGCGCACGCAGGGAGGCCTCGGGATCCTGCTGGGAGGCGTCCCGGGCGTCCTTCCGGGGCAGGTCGTCATCATCGGCGGCGGCACGGTGGGCACCAACGCCGCGAAGCTGGCGCTAGGCCTCGGAGCCCGCGTCACGGTCCTCGAGCGCTCCGCCGACCGGATGCGCTATCTCGACGACATCTTCGGGGGGCGGGTCGAGACGTTGATGTCGAATTCCTACTACCTCGCCGAGTCGGTGGCCCGCGCCGACCTGCTGATCGGGGCGGTGCTCATCGCCGGCGCCTCCGCTCCGAAGCTCGTGAAACGCTCCATGGTCGCGACGATGAAGCGGGGCGCGGTGATCGTCGACGTGGCGGTCGATCAGGGGGGATGCATCGAGACGACCCATCCCACCACCCACAGCGAGCCGATCTTCGAGATCGACGGCGTCGTTCACTATTGCGTCGCCAACATGCCGGGCGCCGTGCCCCGGACCTCGACCTACGCGCTCACCAACGTGACCCTTCCCTATATCTTCCGGGTAGCCCAGCACGGTCTCAAGGAAGCCCTTCGCAACGACTCGGCCCTGGCCCTCGGCCTGAACGTTCACGAAGGAAGGGTCGTGCACCCGGCGGTCGCCGAATCGCAGGGACTGCCCAGCGTGGCGCGCGAGACGATCCTGGCATGA
- a CDS encoding lipoate--protein ligase family protein, producing the protein MTQPAPSWRLLIDSPQDGFRNMALDEALLETCRQGAYPPGAFPALRLYGWSVPTLSLGRFQDSLRAVDQGFCREHDIPLVRRPTGGAAVLHDREVTYCLVGPTQEPPFAGSLLESYRLIAAGIASALRLLGIEPDPQVPAPALPRHLRQDQCFARASSYEITIGGRKVVGSAQVRRKGASLQHGSLLLDANEDLFDEATGGQRGERRGWTTLGILAGRRVGFEEAALSLARGLGESFGVRWEISEATGGEERLAEKLRARKYLNAHWTARGISAFSRI; encoded by the coding sequence ATGACCCAGCCCGCCCCGTCCTGGCGCTTGCTGATCGATTCGCCGCAGGACGGCTTCCGCAACATGGCTCTCGACGAAGCGCTCCTCGAGACCTGCCGGCAGGGAGCCTACCCTCCGGGCGCCTTTCCCGCGCTCCGCCTCTACGGATGGAGCGTCCCGACTCTTTCGCTGGGCCGGTTCCAGGACTCTCTCCGAGCCGTGGATCAGGGTTTCTGCCGGGAGCACGACATTCCCCTCGTCCGCCGTCCCACCGGCGGCGCGGCGGTGCTCCACGATCGCGAGGTGACGTATTGCCTGGTCGGGCCGACTCAAGAGCCTCCCTTCGCCGGGTCGCTCCTGGAATCGTACCGATTGATCGCCGCGGGCATCGCCTCGGCGCTCAGGCTTCTTGGGATCGAGCCCGATCCTCAGGTCCCCGCCCCCGCTCTTCCACGCCATCTCCGGCAGGACCAGTGTTTCGCGCGCGCCTCCAGCTATGAGATCACGATCGGGGGCCGCAAGGTCGTCGGATCGGCCCAGGTGCGGCGCAAAGGAGCTTCACTGCAGCACGGCTCCCTGCTCCTCGACGCCAACGAGGATCTGTTCGACGAGGCGACCGGGGGGCAGCGGGGGGAGCGGCGAGGCTGGACCACGCTGGGGATTCTCGCCGGCCGGCGAGTCGGGTTCGAGGAGGCGGCCCTGTCGCTGGCCCGGGGATTGGGCGAGTCTTTCGGGGTGCGCTGGGAGATCTCGGAGGCGACGGGCGGCGAGGAGCGCCTGGCGGAAAAGCTCCGGGCGCGGAAGTACCTCAACGCCCACTGGACGGCGCGCGGGATCTCGGCCTTCAGTCGTATTTGA
- a CDS encoding PBP1A family penicillin-binding protein: MIAEENTEGKGIGQPPPRRKLPSRRLLIVIGIFLLAGATGAAAGYLLTTDIPEVTRLENWKPPVVTVLYADDGSPAYQFGGEKRILVDLKGIPRQFIEAIIATEDTRFYRHFGVDPWGTARALFTDVTHLKKKEGGSTLTQQLAKMLFLKPDKTFRRKIQEAILAMQIEKAYTKQEILVYYCNQIYLAHGRYGVETASRFYFGKPAREMTLSESALLAGMVQRPEAYSPLRNRKLALARRNRVLDRMVEERYLTREQADAAKKETFEPIQPREDSEMAPYFVEEVRRYLDRVYGESTLYQEGLEVYTTLDPVLQKAANEAISRGLRAVDKRQGFRPIRDNVYRDKNATEETYKHPDWVRQPGPGSLIHGLVTRVDRKTATVRFGEYQAALGPEQIKWTRAASPASILHPGDVTLFAVEQVDRVNKRLLVTLDQDPLVEGALVALEPATGEVKALVGGYDFERSEFDRAIQSLRQPGSAFKPFVYLTALDSGYTLADSLFDEPTVFLDSRTNVEYQPENYTRQYYGAMTLRTALEESRNIVSVKLINQVGYRKTIDLAAKMGISSHLSPYPSLALGASEVSLWDIVSAYSVLPNQGIRVEPHMIRKVMDREGKQREEAHPQVQEVLKPDIAYLMAYALEGVTETGTGSAARVLNRPIGGKTGTTDDLADAWFVGFTPSLAVGVWVGFDQRKSLGVDETGAHVALPIWIDFMQNALKGRPVEKFARPSSISFVPVDRKTGLKASVETDCQPIILEAFLRGTEPTAQCSEAEHFRISLPYYLQRYQFNRRQELRIDADGLRRLLQQGSGELSLSEDQRSLVLRQEGGERIIPLDIGRRDLRELTEALEGKPEGPEAGEESASGTTGPPRVGKDGREATLILIKYD, translated from the coding sequence ATGATAGCAGAGGAAAACACTGAAGGTAAAGGAATTGGGCAGCCGCCGCCCCGCCGAAAACTCCCTTCGCGACGCCTCCTGATCGTCATCGGCATCTTTCTCCTGGCCGGCGCAACCGGCGCCGCCGCCGGTTACCTGCTGACGACCGACATTCCGGAAGTGACCCGGCTGGAGAACTGGAAGCCGCCCGTCGTCACGGTCCTCTACGCCGATGACGGCTCCCCCGCCTATCAGTTCGGCGGGGAGAAGCGGATCCTGGTCGACCTCAAGGGGATTCCGCGCCAATTCATCGAGGCCATCATCGCCACCGAGGACACCCGCTTCTATCGCCACTTCGGGGTCGACCCGTGGGGAACCGCCCGGGCGCTGTTCACCGACGTCACGCACCTGAAGAAGAAGGAGGGGGGCAGCACCTTGACGCAGCAGCTCGCCAAGATGCTCTTCCTGAAGCCGGACAAGACGTTCCGCCGGAAGATTCAGGAAGCGATCCTGGCGATGCAGATCGAGAAGGCGTACACAAAGCAGGAGATCCTGGTCTACTACTGCAATCAGATCTATCTCGCTCACGGGCGTTACGGCGTCGAGACCGCCTCGCGCTTCTATTTCGGCAAGCCGGCCCGCGAGATGACCCTGTCGGAGTCGGCTCTCCTGGCCGGCATGGTGCAGCGTCCCGAGGCCTACTCGCCCCTGCGCAACCGCAAGCTGGCGCTGGCGCGCCGCAACCGGGTGCTCGACCGGATGGTCGAGGAGCGCTACCTGACCCGGGAGCAGGCCGACGCGGCCAAGAAGGAGACGTTCGAGCCCATCCAGCCCCGTGAAGACAGCGAGATGGCGCCTTATTTCGTCGAGGAGGTGCGCCGCTATCTGGATCGAGTCTACGGCGAGTCGACCCTGTATCAGGAGGGGCTGGAAGTCTACACGACGCTCGATCCCGTCCTCCAGAAAGCGGCCAACGAGGCGATCAGCCGGGGACTGCGCGCGGTCGACAAGCGGCAGGGCTTCCGTCCGATCCGCGACAACGTCTACCGCGACAAGAACGCCACCGAGGAAACCTACAAGCATCCCGATTGGGTCCGGCAGCCGGGCCCCGGCTCGCTGATTCACGGGCTGGTGACGCGCGTGGATCGAAAGACGGCCACCGTCCGTTTCGGAGAGTACCAGGCCGCGCTCGGCCCCGAGCAGATCAAGTGGACCCGGGCCGCTTCCCCGGCGTCGATCCTCCATCCGGGCGACGTCACGCTCTTCGCCGTGGAGCAGGTCGATCGGGTGAACAAGCGTCTCCTGGTGACCCTGGATCAGGATCCTCTGGTCGAGGGGGCGCTGGTCGCCCTGGAGCCGGCCACGGGCGAAGTCAAGGCACTCGTGGGCGGCTACGATTTCGAGCGCAGCGAGTTCGACCGGGCGATTCAATCGCTGCGGCAGCCGGGCTCGGCGTTCAAGCCGTTCGTCTATCTCACGGCCCTGGACAGCGGCTACACCCTGGCCGACAGCCTGTTCGACGAGCCGACCGTTTTCCTCGACAGCCGGACCAACGTCGAGTATCAGCCGGAGAACTACACGCGCCAGTATTACGGCGCGATGACCCTGCGGACCGCCCTGGAAGAGAGCCGGAACATCGTCTCGGTCAAGCTAATCAACCAGGTCGGCTACCGGAAGACCATCGACCTCGCCGCCAAGATGGGGATCAGCAGCCACCTCAGCCCGTATCCGTCGCTCGCCCTGGGGGCCTCCGAAGTCTCGCTTTGGGACATCGTGTCCGCCTATTCGGTTCTGCCGAATCAGGGAATCCGGGTCGAGCCCCACATGATCCGCAAGGTCATGGATCGCGAAGGAAAGCAGCGCGAGGAAGCCCACCCGCAAGTTCAGGAAGTGCTGAAGCCCGACATCGCCTACCTCATGGCCTACGCCCTGGAAGGGGTCACCGAGACGGGGACGGGATCGGCCGCCCGGGTGCTGAACCGGCCCATCGGCGGGAAGACCGGAACGACCGACGATCTGGCCGACGCCTGGTTCGTGGGGTTCACGCCCAGCCTGGCGGTCGGAGTCTGGGTGGGCTTCGATCAACGCAAGAGCCTCGGGGTGGACGAGACCGGCGCCCACGTGGCGCTTCCGATCTGGATCGATTTCATGCAGAACGCCCTGAAGGGCCGTCCCGTGGAGAAATTCGCGCGGCCCTCCAGCATCAGCTTCGTCCCCGTCGACCGGAAGACGGGATTGAAGGCGAGCGTCGAGACCGACTGCCAGCCGATCATCCTGGAGGCGTTCCTGCGCGGCACGGAGCCCACGGCGCAATGCTCCGAGGCGGAGCACTTCCGCATCTCCCTTCCTTATTACCTGCAGCGCTATCAATTCAACCGCCGGCAGGAGCTCCGGATCGACGCCGACGGGCTGCGCCGCCTGTTGCAGCAGGGCAGCGGAGAGCTGTCGTTGTCGGAGGACCAGAGGTCCCTCGTCTTGCGTCAGGAGGGCGGCGAGCGGATCATCCCCCTGGACATCGGACGCCGGGACTTGCGCGAGCTGACCGAGGCCCTGGAAGGGAAACCCGAAGGGCCCGAAGCGGGTGAGGAGAGCGCTTCCGGAACGACCGGACCGCCCCGCGTCGGGAAGGACGGGCGGGAGGCGACCTTGATCCTGATCAAATACGACTGA
- the uvrB gene encoding excinuclease ABC subunit UvrB: protein MGDRKEPAPQAVPRTPPPGEKDAAAPLDAPRPASPEPGGRFRLVSDYEPRGDQPEAIEKLLGSIRSGRNHQVLLGVTGSGKTFTMAQIVAALNRPTLVFSHNKTLAAQLYQEFKRFFPDNAVEYFVSYYDYYQPEAYVPQTDTYIEKESTINDEIDRLRHSATRSLFERRDVVIVASVSCIYGLGSPEAYHGMMVFLEEGSDLDRDAMLRKLVEIQYERKQFDLERGGFRVRGDVVEIFPGYEEFAVRVEFFGDTVEALHAIDPIRGKPLRRLGRIPIYPNSHYVTPRDRLEKAVETIKTELAERLADLESRHKLLEAQRLHQRTMFDLEMIQEIGYCQGIENYSRHLTGRRPGEPPPTLLDYLPKDALLIIDESHVTIPQIKGMFRGDRSRKETLVEYGFRLPSAVDNRPLTFDEFRQRVGQILYVSATPGPYELEQSGGEVVEQVLRPTGLIDPEIVVRPIRNQVDDLLAEIRERVALGDRTLVTTLTKRMAEELTQYYRDVGVKVEYLHSDVATLERVGILRRLRKGEFDVLVGVNLLREGLDLPEVSLVGVLDADKEGYLRSAGALIQTAGRAARNVRGRVIFYADRMTDSMARAIHETGRRRELQKAYNEEHGITPESIVKSLDEVLGSVYEADYLKIDVEVGEDEIPYASRSELEREILALRAEMKKAAANLEFERAAELRDRIRFLEKIDLSA, encoded by the coding sequence ATGGGGGACCGTAAGGAGCCTGCCCCGCAAGCCGTTCCGCGCACCCCTCCGCCAGGGGAGAAAGACGCCGCGGCCCCCCTCGACGCGCCCAGGCCGGCCTCCCCGGAGCCGGGCGGACGTTTTCGGCTGGTGTCGGACTACGAGCCGCGCGGCGATCAGCCCGAGGCGATCGAGAAACTGCTCGGCTCGATTCGCTCGGGACGAAATCACCAGGTCCTCCTGGGGGTCACCGGCTCCGGAAAGACGTTCACCATGGCACAGATCGTCGCGGCCTTGAATCGCCCCACGCTCGTCTTCTCGCACAACAAGACCCTGGCGGCGCAGCTCTACCAGGAGTTCAAGCGCTTCTTTCCGGACAATGCGGTGGAGTATTTCGTCTCCTACTACGACTACTACCAGCCCGAGGCCTACGTTCCCCAGACCGACACGTACATCGAGAAGGAATCAACCATCAACGACGAGATCGACCGGCTGCGCCATTCGGCCACCCGCTCCCTCTTCGAGCGCCGGGACGTCGTCATCGTCGCCTCGGTCTCCTGCATCTACGGGCTGGGCTCCCCCGAGGCCTATCACGGAATGATGGTCTTTCTGGAGGAAGGGTCCGATCTCGACCGCGACGCGATGCTGCGCAAGCTCGTCGAGATCCAATACGAGCGGAAGCAGTTCGATCTCGAGCGGGGCGGATTCCGGGTGCGCGGCGACGTCGTGGAGATTTTTCCGGGATACGAGGAGTTCGCCGTCCGCGTCGAGTTCTTCGGGGACACGGTGGAAGCGTTGCACGCGATCGATCCGATCCGCGGCAAGCCGCTCCGCCGGCTCGGGAGGATCCCGATCTATCCCAACTCGCACTACGTGACTCCCCGGGATCGTCTGGAGAAGGCAGTCGAGACCATCAAGACGGAGCTGGCCGAGCGTCTGGCGGACCTGGAAAGCCGCCACAAGCTTTTGGAGGCGCAGCGCCTCCATCAGCGGACCATGTTCGATCTGGAGATGATCCAGGAGATCGGGTACTGCCAGGGGATCGAGAACTATTCGAGGCATCTCACCGGGCGGAGGCCGGGGGAGCCCCCGCCGACGCTGCTCGACTATCTGCCCAAGGACGCGCTGCTCATCATCGACGAGAGCCACGTCACGATTCCCCAGATCAAGGGGATGTTCCGGGGGGACCGGTCGCGGAAGGAGACCCTGGTGGAATACGGCTTCCGCCTTCCGTCCGCCGTGGACAACCGGCCGCTGACTTTCGACGAATTCCGGCAGCGGGTCGGCCAGATCCTGTACGTCTCGGCGACGCCCGGGCCGTACGAGCTCGAGCAGTCCGGGGGCGAGGTCGTGGAGCAGGTGCTCCGTCCGACCGGCCTGATCGATCCCGAAATCGTCGTCCGGCCGATCCGGAATCAAGTGGACGACCTGCTCGCCGAGATTCGCGAGAGGGTGGCGCTGGGCGATCGGACCCTGGTGACCACCCTGACGAAGCGGATGGCGGAGGAGCTGACCCAGTATTATCGGGACGTCGGCGTCAAGGTCGAATACCTCCACTCCGACGTGGCGACCCTGGAGCGCGTCGGGATCCTGCGGCGCCTGCGGAAAGGCGAGTTCGACGTCCTGGTCGGCGTCAACCTCCTCCGGGAGGGGCTGGATCTCCCCGAAGTCTCCCTCGTCGGCGTGCTCGACGCCGACAAGGAAGGGTACCTGCGCTCGGCGGGGGCGCTGATCCAGACGGCCGGGCGGGCCGCCCGGAACGTCAGGGGGCGCGTGATCTTCTACGCCGATCGAATGACCGACTCGATGGCGCGCGCCATCCATGAGACGGGACGCCGCCGCGAGCTGCAAAAAGCCTACAATGAAGAGCACGGGATCACGCCCGAATCGATCGTCAAGTCGCTCGACGAGGTCCTCGGAAGCGTCTACGAGGCCGACTATCTCAAAATCGACGTCGAGGTCGGAGAGGACGAGATCCCCTACGCCAGCCGCTCCGAGCTGGAGCGCGAGATCCTCGCCCTGAGGGCGGAAATGAAGAAGGCGGCCGCCAACCTCGAGTTCGAGCGCGCCGCGGAGCTGCGGGATCGGATCCGGTTCCTGGAGAAGATCGACCTCAGCGCCTGA